ACACATCCAGCGGTAGTTGACGTACGGCTTCATGGCGTCGCCGTAAGCAAACTGGTAGAAGATGGTCTGAATCAGAGAGCCCGCCGTACGCCACACCATCGCCTGTGACATCAGCCCGCCGATGCGAGCCGACGTTTCATGTGACGACTCAACAAGCCGGTTGCCGTAGTTGATTACGACGGCGTTCATGGGCATGTAGATGAACATCGTTGCCACCTGCATGATCCAGGCGAGCACGAGCATGCTGCTGTACTGATTCTCGATGTTCTTGGTCGCAAAGCAGACGAAGCAGACAATGGCGTTGATGACGCaggcgatgatgatgactGGGCGGAAGCGTTCGCGTCCAACGCGAATCAGGTCGACGATCAGACCAAACACCGGGCCCAGGTATAGCATGTTGTAGCAGAGTGAGTAGAactgcttctgctgcgccgtcgtccaCGAAAAGTAGTTCGTCGTGGCAAAAGAGCCGAGTACGTAGTTCATGTTCTGCGTGATGGTGCTCGTCAGCAGGAAGAGACCGATGCGCCATGGAAGGAAGATGGGGACGTGGCTCATGTCCATCTCCTCATTCATCATGTTGTCCCAGTAGCTGTTCATCCACGACTTCTCGGTTGCAGCGCCATTGCCGCACGACGTCGGCCGTGGGTGCCTttcgtcgtcctcggcgtTTACATTCTCAGTGtcaccctccctctgcgACTTCCGGCGAGACATGCGCGACaaagcggtggcgccgtgTGGGGCGAGAGAGTGtggcgggtgggcggggaAAGCGGGAAGGGCCGCGGAAGGCGGTGGACGTGGGCGGGCGGAGGGGTGAGTTCGTGTTAGAGCTGCTCAAAGCAAGGGCTGTGGCACACAAGATATGTGGGGGCTGTGCGGGTCCATTCGCGTGCGAAGAGCATCCCATGTGTGGAGAGAAGACAAGGGAGGGGACAGGCGAATAGGCAAGCGCAAAATGGGGAGGGGTGCGGGAAttggcggcgcagaaggagcgGCCGAGCGCAGTTTGAAGGAAGTGGCCTCCAAGCGAGCAATGCGTGAGCCGGCCAgttccaaaaaaaaaagaatgaCGGCAGTAGCGGCAGAGACATCGGCGGTTGTGTTGCCGTGCGTACGGCTgtacgccgccgcagtggcgcTCTGAGTGCCGCGCACAAacaccccacccacacacacacacccacacacacagacacctcGTTACATGACGAATCGGTGATGCTCGGGAGAGCTCATGGCTGCCGTTCCTCTGCGTAGCCGGTCCACACCCTACAAGAACGTAACACGACACAcgagaacaaaaaagaacgaACACCGAAGCTGTGCTAGAGCTCCATCTCCTTCACCACACCACAGTCGCTGATGAGCACAGTCTTGCTGGGCTTACCGTGCGGCGTGCCGTAGCTCTCCAGTTTCTTCACATGCTCGTAGCCGTGGAGGACCTGGCCAAAGACGACGTGCTTCCCATCCAGCCACGGGCACGCTATGGTGCAAATGAAGAATTGCGAGCCGTTGGTGTTGCGACCGGCGTTGGCCATGGAGAGAATACCGGGGCCCTTGTGCTTGCCGGCCTTGCCGTCGAAGGACTCGTCCTTGAAGCGCGTGCCGTAGATGGAgcagccgccggtgccgttgCCCTTCGTGATGTCGCCACCCTGAATCATAAAGTCTGGGATGATGCGGTGAAAGGCGCAGCCCTTGTAGGTGAGCGGCTTGCCATCTGGGGACGTGCTGCTAGTTCCACGGCACAGCTCGCGAAAGCTCCTCGCCGTGACGGGGACGGTGTCGTCAAACAACTCAAACTCGATCCGCCCAATCGGCTCCTGGGTTGCCATGCCGAAAAAAGAGGACCCGCCCTGCTCCGCCACGTCAAAGAAGACTCGACTGTTGCGCGAGTTGGTGGTGTACGGTGTCAGGTATGGCTTGCTCGCTGGGGCCGCGTttgcgctggaggaggcgaggtACGAATGCACCGCACTGCCTGCCACGAGAGCGCACGAGAATCGAAGCGCCATTAGGTaacaacgaggaggagaagaaagTGGTGTTGGGGTGGGAGTGCTGCCGGGTGACTTTCCCTACCACACAGAAAGGAGGCGGGCGTGGGCGCGAAAGAATCGGCGTAGGACAGGCAAAGGACGACAACCACAAAAAAGCACAcggaggcgaggagaggcGAAGGGCGGGGCCCGCTCACCGGTTGAGGAGCCCAAAGAAGATAGAAGAGGATGGGAAAAGGTGAAGGCAACAAGAACGACGCGCCGGAGACGGGGCGgtgtagagagagagaggaaaagagacGACCTTGTTGGTTGGCAGGCTGTGCATCAGGTGCGCATCTGCGAGTAAGAGGGTGATAGGCAGGGGGACAGCGCAGGCGTGTGCGTACGCTGGTGGCGAGAGcgttggtggcggtgctcatTTGCTCACCTCTCACGCACCACGCACGAAGGCCCGCTGATGTGTTAATGCCGTGGCCGTTTTCGTTCTTGACGAGGTGCGCGACGTCGACATAACAATGAGGCCAGCAggcgagaaggggggggaggaCTGCGTCTTCTTCCGGTAGATTAGTAGCCTGGTGGTCGTGGAAGGTTCTGGATGGCGCGGGCGATGGCGCTAGTGCCGTCGATGGGCGTAATGCCCCACCAGCGATATCGGAAGTAGCAGAATGTGAAATACACAACCAAGACGATGGGGCCGATGACGGACACGTTGGCCACGGTGAGGAGCTTCTTGATTTTGAATTTCTGATCCACCGGCACCTTGCTCAGTTTATTCTCGAACATGGACAGCTCCTCGTTGCGCTCCTTCCAACGGCGGTAGGACCAGCGGTTGATGGGGTGGGTGTCCTTGTTCTCCTCCCAGTAGGTGCGCTCCCGAAGCGCGTCCTTTTTGAGCGTCTTGTTGAAGGCGTACAACCGCGCTGCGTTCACACGGCCTGCCGCCCCTTTCCTCACAAAGTTTGTCATGCTAttctgcggcgtcgctccgGTGCATATGCGAGGGGCAtaaacagaaaaaaaaaggatagATGCTGTTTACAGCAGGATCGGGAGGCgatggtggagagggagTCAAGGACAGACCGGAGTAGACCGCGCTGAGGGTATCGATGAGGTCACTTCGGCATTTGCACGGAGCCGCACGACAGCAGATGAGGGCGCGAAAGAGATGATTGCCGTTTCATCGCGGATTCACGCGTGCATCCTCAATGTTGCCGTTGACGTTTGATTCGTTGTGTGGTTGTGCTCGTCGACGGAGTTCATGGCTCATGAGATCGCAGCAGCGTTGTCGTCGCCACCCGTGAGCGCCGCTCACGACAGCGTCTTCTGCGCGCGGAGGTGTGCTTTGCTGGAGAGGTGCGACTCCCACTTCAAAACAGAAACGTGCTCTCGGCAGATGCGACACATAACAGTGCGGCCcttcgcagccgcgctggcggcctGCTTGCCCTTCCGCTTTCTCACCCTCTTCTCCTGTCGGGGCTGCTGGGCTCGACGCGGGGGCACAATGCCCTTGCGCAGGTTGTCGAGCGTTTCCATTCGCACGTGCTTCTGCGGGTATCCGGGGAAGTGCAGGTGGAGGTACCTTTGAAACGCTGGCACCTTGTCCGCGTTCTCGTACAGCAGCTTGAACTGCATGTAGGACTGTGTGATCATTGTCACGTCGTTCTTTACAATGGCcccggaggaggcgcgccgcttgcgccaccgcagccggtACGCCGCACAGAGGCGGTCCAAGTCCGCCTGCTTCTCTGGTGGCAGCCCGACTTGGAGTCGGCTGTCCGCCTGGTTGACGTTCATGAGACACCCCGCCAGCCGCTCAAACGGTGTCGCGTCGAGGCCGACGTAGCCGCCCTTGTGTATgtcgagcggcggcaccgtcttGTGTGCGCGGAGGTAGCGTTCCAGCGTCTGAAGGCACTCCTTCCACGGGTACGGCCCGTGCACGCCGTAGCGCTTCCATTGCGGCAGGCTCTCCAGGTCGCGCAGCTGGTGAACCTGGAGGTAGGTGGGGTCACCGCGCTCGTACATCTTGTAGCCGCGGCGCACGTACTGGTAGAACATGTTCATCGACACTGGCGTACCACCGACCACCCAGGCGTCGTTCGTCTTGGGGTAGCGGTTGCAGTCGTACACGATGCGCTTCATCTCCTCAAAGATGCTCTTCCACGGGAGCCGCGcggcgcggtggaggcggtcgGTGTCGCGAGTGGAGTAGCGCACACCACGTCGAATAGCTGGCAGAACAAATCGGTGGAGCTTCTCCGACGTCAGCCTGAGCGAGCGAACGCCGACAACGTCGATGTCGTACGATTTCTTCTGAGGGTCGATCATGTACTCAAACAATTTCGGGTCCTCGTCCATGAGAGCATCCGTGAAAGGGATGAGAGTGGAGAAGCTCTGCAGGTTGATGGGGTGATCCGCGGCGTGTCTGCGGTCATAGACGGCTGGCAGAAAGACGAACGACGGCGGTTTGCCCTCCATCCTGTTCAGCGGCCGGCAAATGCTCTGGATGATGTCGCGCGAGCTGTATCGCGGCGCGGCGAAAAAGACGGCGTTGAGGTCCGGTatctccaccccctcctggAAAAGGCGCACATTCAGCAGAAGGCACCGCTTCGCCGTTGTGAAGGACTGTAGGGCATGGgccacggccgcggcgcccaTGCGCGAGTGCGCGATGAGCACGGAGAAGGCCGAAACGTCGCTGGGGGGTGTCTCCGCCATTAGCTCCTCGTACATCTTGAGAGCGTGGGCGATGTCGCGGCAAAAGACGAGCATCTTGTCCACCATGCGCATCGCCTCGAACAGGTATGGATTCATGTGCGACATCTTGCCGCCCAGCACGACGCGCACGGAGAAGGGGTTCACGTAGCCATCGTTGATGCCCTCACGAAGGTAGTAGCGGTAGGCGATGCCGCCAAAGTAGCCGGTGTCACTCATTTTGATGGGTGTGTCGTACGTGGGGGTGGCCgtgaggaagaggcgctgACCATGCAGTGGGAGCTTCAGCACGGTGTTGAACGCCGTatcggctgcgctgccgcacacgcgGTGGCACTCGTCGAAAACGGTGAGCTGAAAGATGTTTAGCTCCttgagcagcggcgatgagTGGTACGTGGAGACGACAACCACTTTGGGATTGCCCAGGATGGTTTCTCTAATGACGTCGGGGTTCGTCGTCATGGACTGACACTTGTTCCCGCTTAGCACCACCGGGAGTGGGTCGGAGCCgatgaggagcagcggcgtgtCCTGCAGACCGTAGGCGACGAGTTTGCGCACCGTCTGCCGAAGCAGGGAAAGCCCAGGGACGAGGTAGAGAACGCGCCCGCTACTACCCTCCTGGAGGGTGCGCTGAATGATGTGGTACGCCACCGGTGTTTTGCCGCATCGGCACGCCATCTGGCACACGGCTTTCTTGCGCTCGCGGAGCTCTGCCATGAGACGGGCAACGGCCTCCTGTTGGTAAGGCCGAAGCACGTCAAGGGAGTAGTCGTTGTGGTCGATCCAGGTGGAGAGAAAGCTGAAGTCTCCGCTGCAGAggccctcctcatcctcctcgcctttACTCACCGCAGGATAGACGTCTTCGTGGAGAGACGAGTGAGGCGTGTGCATGCCAGCCTTGACGCCGTCGAGAACTTCACGGTACGGCGCAATGGTGGTAGAGACCATggcgggagagggcggggCCGCGTCTGGATCCTCGTCCGCCACGGTGGCTTTCAAGCCGGTGAAAGTGTGCCgacgtggccgctgccgagggTCGGCTGATGACGCTGCGTCGAGCGTGCCTCCGTAATGCGGACGCATGCGTTGGACAACGGAGAGGCGCAGCTTGCGtgcgagcaccgccgctgtctccgtcacctcgtcctcgctgaGCCGAATCAGCTCGCGGTGCTCGACACGTTTCGCGCTCAGGCAAAACAGCACCGACTGCTCGAGCAGAAGCGCCTCCTTGCTGGTCTGGCACTCGAAGACGGAGACATAGTGCCACTCCGGTGTAAAGCACGTCGTGAAAGAGGCCATTGCGAGGCGCGTCTCAAGGCAGGTGCTGTAGCCAATCTTCACAAACCCGGCAGCCTTCAGCCAtgggtgctgcgccacataGAAGCCGATTGTCTGGAGGCGACATGATGAGCGGCTGAGCATTCCATCACACGCGGCACTGCGCGAGGGCGTGAGCGCGCGTCTGTACCTCGTGTGTGCCACTGAGCAAGGAGGGTCGTCGTTTGGtgggaggggatggggggagggggagggctgaATTGAGGGAGCGAAAAGTAAAAGAGCCCCAACGGTCGATATAGAGGAGTGCTTCTATGGGTCTATGAGGGGGATGCAAGACGAGGACGTACGAGGCGTCAGCGGTAATGATGCCGCCCCACACCTTTGTGAGTCTTTAGTGTCTGGCGAGTGCGAACACCAGAAATCCCGAAACGACGAGCTCGGTGAGGTagcctgcagccgctgcctcctcaCGGAATTCACAGAATGAGGGAGAAAGGGGCATAGGAGACAGAAAGGCACAAGCACGCGATTTTTCTCCGATCTCTAGGCTTTTTCAGAGTAGTGCGCTTGGCTGCAGTGagcatcgcagcagcggatACGAACTCCCCATCCCTTTAGTGCTGGTACTCAGACAGAGGCCTCCTTTCGCTGGTGAGAGCTCAAAACAAGCGCAACGACAAGGAAAGACAGAGCGCATCACAACACTCCTCGTTCACCACTAAACGGTATCATCGTAcagagcgagggaggagggaggtggaaGAAATGCGATCGGCTCGCATCAGAGCCGCCTCGCTTGTAGGTTTCACTTTTCATTTTGTGGCCATTTCGCAACAGTTTGGCAGACTTCGCTCTGCCGCTCGCGTGTGCGACTACAACACTACCTGTGGCACTGCTGCCATCCCCGTTTCTTTCGAGCGCTTCTTTCTTAAGGGGGGGGGATCTCACAAACACActcactcacacacacaggatGAGGCTACATGCAcatttgtgtgcgtgcatgttaaatagagagagagacttgCAGAGGATAACGTGCCTcgctttcctttgttttAGCGTGCTGGCGCATTCACCAGCTTACCTTGCGCATTTAAGAGGAGAATAAGAAACCAAAATGAATTATGTCCTTTCGTTGATCTtatcgtgtgcgtgtgtgtgctgatcAAGAGCCCCttccgtttcttttttttctttcgcacGGTTTGCTTCTCTCATCTATGCCAACAGAGGcacgcaacaacaacaaagacgcacacgcacacacacgcgcgcacacatcgGCGCATCGAttacgtctctctctctctctttgttccttttgttgtttcgcaccgattttctttttttcttacGTCCGCCCCGGTGTGCCCGTCGACACGTCACACagacgccgcggaggcgctcaTTTTTGCCGTTGCCCCCTTTTTTACgctctcgtctctctcttctctttcctttgcttTGCTGGATGGCGCGAGTGCATGACGagtgtgggtggggtggtggtggataagaagaggaagaagagacaTACAGaacgcagcacacacacacacacagacttGCGTCAGAACGACACAGCCCAGAGAAGAAACCAACAGCGGGCCCGGAGAGGAGATATGCCCATCCACGCCGTaatcgagagagagggagagagaataGGAGGCCGGAGGCTCATCCAACTAGACAGAGAGTGGCGCGCCCAAACGAAAAATGCGGAGACAGGAAAGCACAAAGGCGTCAAGGACTGCCGCGCATCGCTGAGTGTGTGGAAGCGTGGCACAGGGAATGCACCACGCAGAATGAGAGGAGATCACCTCGGCTACCCCCTACACGCGTTGGCATCAGCCCACAAACGTTCTACTCTTTCTTCTCCGCGTCCTCGACTTCCTTGTCTGCCACCGGCTTCTCAGGCGCCTTCTCAGCAGacttctcctccttcttcgCGACCGTCTTCTCCTCAGTCTTCTCCGGCGTTGACTCGCCCGGCTTCTCGTTCTTCTTTGGTGCGtcctccttcgccggcgCCTCAGCCTCGGCGTCCTTGGCGGTGCCGTGCACACGGCACTTGGCGCCAAACTGGCACGCGCGACCCTTTACATCGTCGTGCAGAAAGCGGCATCCGTCGCCGAACTTGCACGAGCCCTGAAGGTTGAAACAGCAGGCGGTCTGGCGTTCCCACTCGCGCTGGGTCTCGAGCGTGCCGCCGACAAAAGGCTTCTTGCGGCGTAGCGGGAgcccgccacggccgccacggAAGCCGCCGCGCATGTTGTTGTAGCCGCCACTACCGGCACTCGGATAGTACcagccaccgcggccgcgacCACCACGGTATCCGGGCATCGCCGGCGGGTACCCCTGCGGAACGTTGTACATGGGGTTACCCATCGGATAGACCTGTGGCGGCTGATAGTAGTTGACCGGGGGCTGGTTGTAGGCTTGTGGCGGTATGCCATCCATGTGGCGGCTCATGTTGTAGCCACCATCGTTGTAGGATGCTCGGCTGTACTGTGGCACCTGGCCCTGAGCATCGTAATGGGGACGCTGCATCATCGTATCCGACAACGAGTAGTAGCAAGGATTAGATACACTGTGATCTCTGGAGTGTCGGAGAATCGGCACGCGGTTGGcaaagaggggagaagaaagggggaggtgggagggggaggggatcAAGAGGCCTGGCAGGGAAGCGGTGGTCTGAAAAGGCGAGAGGGCACCCTGAATGCATCAGCGACGCGCAGCCGAGCCTatgggagagggggtgccTTTGACCACCAGGAAGGAGAGCCCATATGAAAGGATCAGGTGGAGATGAGTgatctacacacacacacacacgcgcacaaaggTCACCTGCCAGCACTGCGCAGCGGGCAGCCAAGAGGCCAGCCCGTCGGCGATACATTAAATCGTGAGTTCCAACGACATTCCAAGAAGTCGAGCCCCACGCGGACACCAGTCTAGGAGAAAAATGGGGgaaacaaagagagacgcgacgccctgccaatgccgctgcggccgcacAATGCCGGGTGCACGAGAGAGGGCAGGACAGAGAGGCAGATGCACAGGAGCAAGGAAAAGCGCGCGAGCACGACTCCAGTGTGTGGCCGACGGCGGTAGCCGTGGGCGCACCCACGGTGAGGACATGCAAACATATAAGAGGCGAAGTGCCCAGCAAGGAGGAAAGGCACAGCAAATATGACACGGCGATACATGTGTATTTTACATCCAACAGGAACACGCACCAAAGAGGTGGTCACAGCTCCATTACATCGCTACGCAGCGCATCCTCGTCCCCTGCGaacgccagcaccgcctgctgaAGCCGTCGCAGCTTCGTGTCGAAATAGGTCTGGATCCACACCTGCGCCTTGTCGGCGAGCTGCGTGAGGGGCTGACGTGACACGGAGTCGATGACGTAGCACATGTGGGCCGAAGCTGTTGATTCTTGAACCTTGGCGGGGAGGCGCAGAGTGCGCATGAGATCGACGACGCCGTTCTCCGTCAGCGCGTCCGCCGCATCTGTCGGGATCTCCATGTTATAGGGCTCTGCGCGGCGGGTAAGGAAGTGGTTGCGGGCGTGGTAAAAGAGATCTTCGAACAGGCAGCACATCGATTTCTTCTCGAGAAGAATGCGGTCGCGAGTCTCGACCGCCAGAGATGGCAGGCCACTCCAGTCGAAggcatcggcggcagcgccggagcTCGCACGGCCCTCCTGCTGACCGTCTGCGCTAGAGGATGAGGGCTTGTCACCttgcgcggccgcctcgctgtAGGCCGCCCCGCGGCATCCCATCCGTTTCATGTACGTTTCGTAAAACATCTCATCGTTTGTGAGCCGGAGGTATGCCTCGtcagcgctgcgcagcagctcctcctcgtcgaagGCGTTGTCGGCCATCGACGGCTCACCGAAGTTGGTGATGAGGTTGACGGGCATCTCGCTTGGCGTGTTGCGGTCCGACACGCGCAGCGACCCgcaccacagcagccacagccggTCGCGCTGGTCACCCTTGAAGTAGAGCACCATCCGCGTGATGTACTTGTGTTCGGTGTAGTAGAAGTGCTGAACGATGTTGCCGCACAGCTGCTTCACCTCTATCGCAATGTTGCCAGACACGCTGCCCTCATCGCTTAGAAAGGTGGGGCCGTCGTAGGTGACAGTGATGGAGAAGGGGTCGCGCTCAGCTCTCTTGCGGTCGAAGATGCGGTACTTGTTCGTGCGGCGCTGTACCATGCAGACGCGCGGGCTCCACACGACCTTGATGACACTGTTCTGATACCCCTTCGGAAGGATAAACTTCTGCAGAATGCCATCCGGCTTGACCTTGCGTGCAAGGAAGGCGGCCAGCGTGTCGCGGGTGAACACCTCGACGAGTGTGTTGACCTCCGTCTCACCGTCGTCGGTTGTCTGCTCCGTTGTGCAGAGGtaggtggcggcgatggggGAGCCATCGCAGAGGTCTTGTGTAAAGCCATGCTCGATGGTGTTGGCGTCGAGGTCCTTGCCTTGCttgcgcaccacctccttcgccttcatGTCCGTTGTGTACCAGCCGCGTGGAAAGTTGTGCTCAAACACGACCGTGTCCGGAATGCGAATCCCGCGGCACGCCTTCATCGTCTTTGGGTTGCGCTTTGCCAGAATGTTGTACAGCCCGGCGACGATGTCGTCCCCCTCGAGGGGGTGGTTCTTCATCCACGTATGGtccctgtgtgcgcgcgacaTCCTACTAGGGGAGCGTGAGCCGGAAGGGTAACCAGAgtcgcggaggaggagaaaggtgCCCTGAAAGAGAACGGGGCAGGTCAGggcagcgccgacaccgcTGTCGCGCTTGCTGTGTTGTGCTGTGCGGACTGCCTCGTGTGTCGCCACAGCGAGTCGAGGACGAATGAAGAGAATGCGCAGAGACAGGCGCGGAAAACGAAGCGGGAAAAGCAAGGAGGACAGGATCACAAGAGATGTGGGTGAAGGTCGAGGAGCGCGGACAgggatgggtgggtggatggCACGCCCGGGGGGATAAGGGCGAGATCGCTGAAGGTGGAGTAGGCTCTCACTGGAAGGCCATGAGTGCAACGACGATGGCATTGTGCACGCAGCGTGCAGTGCCGAGGTTCTGGagtggagggggaaggaTGGCTCGGTTGAGAATGGCGAAAAACGCACAGGAAATGTCTCCAACACAACGGAGGCAACACCATCACCACGGGCGATGATGCACGAATGCGTGGGCAGCGCCCCAATTCAATCGCGCCACGCGACGTAAACTTCATCGGTGCGAAAGCGCTGCGTGATAGTCGCCTCTGCCATGGTCGTGAAGGACCCACTCAGATACTGGAGCAGCCCGGCGTACGCGATCATGCAGCCATTGTCGATGCAGTATCGCTGATCCATGTCGAAGCAGCGACCCCCACGCTCTGCCGCCATCAGCTGCATCATCTCCTGCAGGCGCTTGTTGCAGCCCACCCCGCCGACAATGAGCACGTCAGATGCTTTGATTTGCGACATGGCGCGCTCCGTCACTTCGACTAGCATGGCGAAGATCGTCTCCTGCAGGGAGAAGCAGATGTCGTCCGTGTTGAAGGTCTCGCCgggcggcaccggcgtgcTCGCCAGGGACGGTGCCGCCTTGCGCCGCTTTTTGGACACCTCGCAAACACCCGGGTCAGTGAATTGAGGGTGGTGCACAAGCTGTTCGATGTAGGAGAGGATGCCGGTGAATGACATGTCCATTCCCTTCACCGTGTAGGGCAAGCGGATGTAGCACTTGCCCTTCTTGGCCTTCTGTTCAATATTGTAGCCCGGTGCCGGGTCGTTTGAGAtgtcgaggaggcgggcaACACGGTCCAGGCAGTTGCCCACGGCAATGTCGATCGTCTCACCGAAAATGCGGTAGCGGTGATCAGCGTAGGCGATGACTTGCGTGTTGCCCCCGCTGACGTACAGCACCACAGGGTTTTCGCTCTTCGTGACGACGCGGCCCATCTCAATGTGCCCGACGCAGTGGTTGACACCCACCAGCGGCTTCCCCCACAGGAGGGACAGTGTTTTGGCCACGGTGCAGCCGACAGTGAGCGGCGCGCCCATGCCAGGGCCCTTGGTGTACGAGATGATATCGATGTCGGCCGGAGTCACCGCGGCATCGTGCATGGCTCGCTGTACGACTTGCAGCACGTGCTGGGAGTGATGAATGGCCGTCTCGCGCGGCAGGAACCCGGTCCCAGGTGGGGTGATGTAGGTTTCGCGTACGTTAGAGAGCACCGTACCGCTCTGGTccaccacccccacaccGATCTTATTGGCGCTTCCCTCGATCCCGAGGGACAGTGTGCGCTTCATCGGTAACAAGTCACGGCGAGAGTGCCGAGCTgaggcacaggcacgccacagaagcagaagagggaggaaggagggggggggacggggtggcagaggaggagaaaaggCGCAAGAAATCGCTGAGACCCCCGGGCCTTCTACGTGCAGAGGGGGGCTCGGCGTGGAggagtgtgtgcgcggcgccggctggGGTGGGGGTGTGGGGAGATGGTTTGTTCATCTCCTTTTGCTGTTTTTGATGTCTGTGTGGCTGTAGTGTTACACCTTTGTGCGGAGACACAACGCACAGGAGCGCCCCGATGGCGCGTATTACTTGGTCATACCGAGTTCGTTACGTGCCATGGCGCCCATCAGCTTGCGCTTCGCCGCGTACGCATTCTGCCGCTCCACGTGCCACTTGCGCCGGCGaatggaggtggaggcaggCGAGTACAAGGCGGTGGCTCTCTGAtaggcggtggcgtcgtgCTCGTTACGAGCTGCGAAGGCCGCACCATACGCGATGCCG
This window of the Leishmania donovani BPK282A1 complete genome, chromosome 31 genome carries:
- a CDS encoding cyclophilin, putative, which encodes MALRFSCALVAGSAVHSYLASSSANAAPASKPYLTPYTTNSRNSRVFFDVAEQGGSSFFGMATQEPIGRIEFELFDDTVPVTARSFRELCRGTSSTSPDGKPLTYKGCAFHRIIPDFMIQGGDITKGNGTGGCSIYGTRFKDESFDGKAGKHKGPGILSMANAGRNTNGSQFFICTIACPWLDGKHVVFGQVLHGYEHVKKLESYGTPHGKPSKTVLISDCGVVKEMEL
- a CDS encoding helicase-like protein, coding for MLSRSSCRLQTIGFYVAQHPWLKAAGFVKIGYSTCLETRLAMASFTTCFTPEWHYVSVFECQTSKEALLLEQSVLFCLSAKRVEHRELIRLSEDEVTETAAVLARKLRLSVVQRMRPHYGGTLDAASSADPRQRPRRHTFTGLKATVADEDPDAAPPSPAMVSTTIAPYREVLDGVKAGMHTPHSSLHEDVYPAVSKGEEDEEGLCSGDFSFLSTWIDHNDYSLDVLRPYQQEAVARLMAELRERKKAVCQMACRCGKTPVAYHIIQRTLQEGSSGRVLYLVPGLSLLRQTVRKLVAYGLQDTPLLLIGSDPLPVVLSGNKCQSMTTNPDVIRETILGNPKVVVVSTYHSSPLLKELNIFQLTVFDECHRVCGSAADTAFNTVLKLPLHGQRLFLTATPTYDTPIKMSDTGYFGGIAYRYYLREGINDGYVNPFSVRVVLGGKMSHMNPYLFEAMRMVDKMLVFCRDIAHALKMYEELMAETPPSDVSAFSVLIAHSRMGAAAVAHALQSFTTAKRCLLLNVRLFQEGVEIPDLNAVFFAAPRYSSRDIIQSICRPLNRMEGKPPSFVFLPAVYDRRHAADHPINLQSFSTLIPFTDALMDEDPKLFEYMIDPQKKSYDIDVVGVRSLRLTSEKLHRFVLPAIRRGVRYSTRDTDRLHRAARLPWKSIFEEMKRIVYDCNRYPKTNDAWVVGGTPVSMNMFYQYVRRGYKMYERGDPTYLQVHQLRDLESLPQWKRYGVHGPYPWKECLQTLERYLRAHKTVPPLDIHKGGYVGLDATPFERLAGCLMNVNQADSRLQVGLPPEKQADLDRLCAAYRLRWRKRRASSGAIVKNDVTMITQSYMQFKLLYENADKVPAFQRYLHLHFPGYPQKHVRMETLDNLRKGIVPPRRAQQPRQEKRVRKRKGKQAASAAAKGRTVMCRICREHVSVLKWESHLSSKAHLRAQKTLS
- a CDS encoding O-sialoglycoprotein endopeptidase, putative; this encodes MKRTLSLGIEGSANKIGVGVVDQSGTVLSNVRETYITPPGTGFLPRETAIHHSQHVLQVVQRAMHDAAVTPADIDIISYTKGPGMGAPLTVGCTVAKTLSLLWGKPLVGVNHCVGHIEMGRVVTKSENPVVLYVSGGNTQVIAYADHRYRIFGETIDIAVGNCLDRVARLLDISNDPAPGYNIEQKAKKGKCYIRLPYTVKGMDMSFTGILSYIEQLVHHPQFTDPGVCEVSKKRRKAAPSLASTPVPPGETFNTDDICFSLQETIFAMLVEVTERAMSQIKASDVLIVGGVGCNKRLQEMMQLMAAERGGRCFDMDQRYCIDNGCMIAYAGLLQYLSGSFTTMAEATITQRFRTDEVYVAWRD